One Anoplopoma fimbria isolate UVic2021 breed Golden Eagle Sablefish chromosome 2, Afim_UVic_2022, whole genome shotgun sequence DNA window includes the following coding sequences:
- the hypk gene encoding huntingtin-interacting protein K, with protein sequence MAAEGDVDLDLEADENCTGKPAEKPRKHDSGAADLERVTDYAEEKEISSSDLETAMSVIGDRRSREQKAKQEREKELAKVTIKKEDVELIMSEMEISRSVAERSLREHMGNVVEALVALTN encoded by the exons ATGGCGGCGGAGGGAGACGTCGATTTGGACCTTGAAGCCGATGAAAACTGCACAGGAAAACCGGCAGAGAAGCCTCGCAAACATGACAGCGGAGCGGCGGACCTGGAGAGAGTCACGGACTACGCGGAGGAGAAGGAGATCTCCAGCTCGGACCTGGAGACG gccaTGTCAGTGATTGGAGACAGAAGATCACGGGAACAGAAAGCCAAACAAGAGAG agaaaaagagtTGGCCAAAGTCACCATCAAGAAAGAAGACGTTGAActaatt ATGTCAGAGATGGAGATCTCGCGGTCCGTTGCTGAGCGCAGTCTGAGGGAACACATGGGGAACGTGGTGGAGGCTCTGGTGGCTCTGACCAACTGA